TCGCCACCTCGTTCTCCTTCCTCGTTATAAACCCTTCGCCCTCCCCACCTTTTCCCATCTTACTAAGAGCAACTTGGCTCGATCCTTCTCGTGCCTTTCGAAAAGTTTGCTTCGTAAATCTGACAAATGTTCGCCTTGAGAAGAAGCAGAATTGCCCTTCTTTTCGATTATacaaaatcgaattaattttaacgacCTAAGAAACGCACTTTGCATCCTTTGCGCAAGTTGCATTTGAGTGCAACGTGCCATATGTAGGAGAGCACGTTCGTACGCAAGCTCTGCCAAAGGGCGGAGCGAGGTAAACCATCTGCCGGACGGTCGCTACGATGACGACTGTTTTTTTCATGACTCTTTGCACTTTGCACCGTATGCTTTTTACCGCATTCCACTATATCCCAGATGTGGCATTTGCGTAAGCAGTTCTTCCTAACTCGTCCCGAGTCACATCTGTCCGgacttcctctttcttctcgtcatatttttatttcgttccactctcttcttcttcttcttcttctgtcttctcctcctcctatccctcccccctcctcctccccttctcctcctcctcctcctcctcctcctcctcctcgcgAAGATCCAttccctttttatctttcttacgtttcttttttatttccttcctttgtCACGTATATTCGGACGGATTCGCTCCGATTTTTTAAATCCACGACTTTGTTTTCCCGATTCATCCTTCTTTTGATCCGACAGCGACAGcatttttaaactttttcttttaaatctttaattgagtaaatatataatttataattttacgatAACGAATAGATACGTCCtctcatttatttctcttcaaaTTATTATCGCAAACAATGACATCTTTTATCGTGCGCGTCGACGCATCGAGGATCGATTCTTGCTTTCCCTTGCTTTTAATGCACTTGGCGGATATTAATGCACCgcgggagaaaaaaaatctatattcaTCGATCTTTCACCGACTACGGAAACTCTGTCTATACATTTATCTTCGGATAGAAATTGTTGGTATCTTTAGATCTacatctgtctctttctctctctctctctctctctctctctctctctagtatACTTTCGTCATTTCTCTTCGCccttgtcctctctctctctctctctctctcgcaggctcgctcgctcgctcgctcgctcgctcgcttttgtacatattcatttttctcgaACGCCCTGAGTACCGGGCGTGAGCGTTTCTCATTACATTAGGCCGCTCTCACTCACTCCTGCCTTATTTTGATTCGATTGCAAAGCCACCAGGAGTCACGATAATAATCGGCCCTTCGACGATGCAGGGGGTCGGCGTAGAGTCCTTTAAATGCGATTATCCGAGCACGGCTGTGCTATACGCGCCAGCACGTGACCGCGTGTCGCGTGCACggattataaatatgatatactCGGGGTGTCCCTTGCATACGTACTTTTTCGTTATATAGACGTTCCTGGATACATAGCAATATCAACCTTTTGAAATTGCAGTATCGTGCATAGATAGAGGAaggatatagaaataaaaagagtagcGGAAGACGGTCCAACGGCAGGCAGTTCCCTCCTACGATTATAATTCGGCATTTTCTTCCGATTTGTCGTTCGGTTCGATCCCATCGTAAATCACAACGGTACTTATCGAAGAGGATGGCCATCGACGATTATTAGAAATACCTATCCCAAATAATCGTGACGCGTCATATTCGCATCAATTACAATATCGACCGGTTCGCGGAATATATTCTACCACGCTATTATCGCCTACGAATATGTCGCTGTCCGACTTTACACTgatttctatctttttgaCATTCGTGTTAATCGAGTTAATCGATAAATGAGGAAGAATGATTTTGCAAAGCATCCTTATCGGAGAGCTCTTATCGGACTTTAAGAAATTGTCGCGACGAAAGTAATTACTCATTAATCGTAGAAATTCGTCGTGGTCGCGTCGAATCGAAGTAATGATGTCATCCCTTCCTCGGACGCTCCTCGAAGATCCTCAGCGTGATGTCTCGCttagcaaagaaagaaagtaaagcgtctcgttattttttttttcttttctcttttttttctttttttttttttttttttctacggaCCGCTTAGGAGGAGTATCTATCATTTAGTTTCCTAATCTTCTTCTGATTTCCGATGATACATCGAAGACGTATAAGATTCGGGGACTTATTGGAAGAATAATGAAACGAATGTCtgtgaaaaatagaaatataggaAAATGATTGTCTTCGCAGAACGGCTATCCTTCGGTGTTGGCCGTTTGGTTGGTTCACCGGCGACGACAAGTCCCTCGCCATCGCATTCGCCATGCCCGGAGTCCCCGGTGCTCGATCATCGTCGGGATCATTGCGCCGAGGTGGACGTGGACgtcgaagaggaagaagtcgACGTGGACGTCGAAGAGGTCGGCGAGGAGGACGATCGAGACGCAGCGTCGAGTCCTCATCGTTCTTCCTCTACGCCATCGCCCACCGGTACGATTACCTCAGCGACATCCCAGTCGCATCCGCCAAAGAGATCGGGCGACACGTTCAGCGTGTCGGCACTCCTCAGGCCTGATCCACCGTCTGCTCACCTTCAAAATGCCTCTCCTCATCGTGACGCGGCCACGATCGGTCCTCATCCGACAGCACCATCCGGCTCCTCCATCCTCTATCCACCTCTCCATCTTCAGGGTGGACTTTTACCGCCTCATCCTCACCATCCTCTCTCGTACCTACATCCTCAGTTGTTGCCTCATCATCTATTGCCGCCCCACTTGCACCCACTCCTACGTGGGGTCCATCCTGGACACCCGGCTCTACACTCGACTCACACGGCTCACGGGCTACATCATCCCCATCCGCTCGCAGACGTCTACAGCTGCGTCAAGTGCGACAAGATGTTCAGCACGCCTCACGGCCTCGAGGTACGTAAACGCGATCGTCGCGTTATGGCGAATATATATGGTGAACGATCGTCCGTCCGAGCGCCCGACAAAAAAATTGcgtttatatcgtttacaTCGATTATCTATCAAATTTCTGTAAGAcctttatttgttaatacctttaatatataagaattagaaATAGATATTCGTCGACAGGTGCACGCGAGGAGATCTCACAATGGGAAGAGACCGTTCGCTTGCGAGCTCTGCAACAAAACCTTCGGCCACGAGATAAGTCTGACGCAACACAGGGCTGTACACTCAGCGGAGAAGGTATTTGAGTGTAAGCAGTGCGGAAAAGCGTTCAAACGATCGAGCACCCTGAGCACGCACCTTTTAATACACTCCGATACAAGGCCGTACCCGTGTCAATTTTGCGGAAAGCGTTTTCATCAGAAGAGCGACATGAAGAAGCACACGTATATTCACACAGGTAGGTGCGATCTGATCGCGCTagctaaatatataatatatagtcgaataaggaaaaaggagCGAAATATCGCGAGTATAAACATCTATTCGAGACGAGGCATACAAATTTATCGGACCTTTGCTGGTTGTAGTTGGGaggaattaattaacgaagcGACTTTCTACGATAAATAATGCATCCAACCGTCTGGATGAAGTCAGTATTGTGCGCGAGACGATTCGCTCGAGTTCAGGCACATGTGGCCGCTTGGTTTCTGCTCGATGAATGGATGGGATGAGGAAGGGGAAAGGAGGAAGGGGGATTGGTCTGCCGAGCCCCACATTGTGAGTTTCGTTCGGTAATAATCGTAATGTCTTTCGGGGTGATTCCCCTGATCCTCTCGTCTTCCGTTTACCCCTCAGGTTCTTCACTCCCACGACTGGCCCCCAATTCCCGATCTTCGAATAGAATTTTACCGCGGCGATTATTGTCCGTGGGAAAAATGGAACAGGTTCATTCTTCCTAATCCCAGAGGAAGAATTCTCTGCGCTGCGCGATTTTACGTCGAGCAaatttatcgtttgtatcctcTTTTCGAATAGATGACGTCGAGGCATTGCCTTTAGGATCGATTTCGATTTTTCCTCCGGCGAGTACTTTGATTCGATAATTCGTCTCGTAATGGTTTACGTTTATTTATCGGAACCGAATTCGTCCAATAGCGAAGACCGAGAATGACGGGGGTGAAAGCACGAAagcacttttctctctctctctctctctctttatacatagatacgtgtgtatatatatatatatatatatatatatatatatccgtctCTTTCTGGTTCTTCGAAAGTGCGGAAGGGGTGGAACACTTGACACTTTGGTGTCTCGAAGCTGACGGAGCGACGGTCCTGAAGGAGTAGGTTCTCGTAAAGACGGGGAAGAGGAAGTAGCGAAGAAGAGGAGGTAAAGCGGGAGGGTTCCATTGGTGGGTCTGGGCTTTGTATCGTCTCCATGGCAACCCTCCCAATGTCTTATCAAATTATCACCTTGTCCTCCCTTGTACTCCTCCCCCTTCTTCTTATCCTCCACGTTGCTTCCGTCGCTCGGCTACCACCTCCTTATTCACCCTCTTCAACCCAGGCGAAACGGCCTCGGAAGGACTCGCTGAAAGAGGATACAAAGCGATGGTCACTTGCGCGGGCCCGCTAACAACCTATGGGACCACAAGGACAAGGGCTCGTGCGCTCGCGCGCGTGTCCACTTCGTTTATTTAGcgacgtctctctctctctctccctccctctctcttcctttctttctcgctcttaCTATCCAGCGTGAGGGTCGCAGCGGAacatttaattcattattcaGAGGGATGAAAAATTCAGCGACTCGACGTCCGATGCCGTTCACGAGTAACGCGTCGCAATTGCTTCGTGAAATGACGATGCACGgtcagttattttttttttgtcgacgTTTCcacccttctcttcttccatcACGTTTCTATTTCGACGAAATTACTTTTCGATAGGATCAAcgggattctctctctctctctctctctctctctctctctctctctctctctctctctctccttctcgtcGAGCGATCATGATTTCAAGAGACTCTTGTCCATTCACAAACGCGAGCTATTTCTATCGAGCACCTTTCAGTTTCTACagcataaaatataaaagattccTTGTTGAAGGAATTTACTGTAGGATTCTACGGTTATCTTTTTAGGCTCGTAAGATTAATCGACCGATCGCAATTTATCGTactatttataaatttgatcGTACTAGGTCAGATGCGAGTTTATCGCGAGAACAAACGAAAAGCTTTTCGTCTTCTCTCAGACGACTTCGTCGGAGGTGCGTACGTGCGTGAaacaggcaggcaggcaggcaggcaggcaggcagatCGGGGGGTATTCTGGGATTCGAGACTAATGATAATCAGTCCTCGctgtctctccctttctttctcctccactTTCGATCTCTTCTCCTCGTCGTTCTTTTTTGCCGTCCCTCTGCAACCACATTCCCTTCGCCGTGAACACGGGCCATGTGCAATAAGGGTGCGGCACCGTCGGATTCCCCGGGGACCGGCATGGCGTAacgtaaaatcattattaggtaggtaggtaggtaggtagctaggtaggtaggtaggtaggtaggtaggtaggtaggtaggtagttgCTGGTGCACATGAGGGcaggatagagagaaagggaaacggTGGCTTGGATGGTTCGGCGGAGAGAGGAAGGGGGTAAAAGGGAGAGAGTCGGCCGCTTTAGGGGGTTGGGAATAAGAGCTCTGCAAATATTGTTCGTGCGCGAGTCGGCAAGCGGAGTAGTAGCGAATCGAGGGGAAAGCCGAAGCGTTGCTTCGCGTTACCTTCGTCATTAGGTGGGCTCTacgttgctgctgctgctgctgctcctGCCGCCGCTGCTGCTTCTGCTACTACCACTACTTGTACTGTGAGCAAGGGGATGGTGGAGGGGGTATGTTGAGGCGGCAGCGTATGAAGAGTCAAGTACACGGTGGCTGCGAGCTCGCACACAAGACCGACCGACCGGAGCTTTGCCGATTGGATAACGTCGCGTGATGGTTATCGAGAAGGCGACAGACTGACAAGTGGTCAAGCACCCTCTTGCGAAAACACTGCGGTTCCATCGGAAAAACGTTTTTCTTTGGGGGGCGATGCCTGAATGGCGGCTCTTGATGATCAAGGTCTGTTCGCTCggttaaatttgatttttttttcttcttctttttctttcacgttaATGCAATAGAATGGCAGAGTTATTTGACAACGAAAGAATTCTTCTCTAACTTTATCACTTCGAAATAAGTATTACGTTGAATTAGATTGGAATTCTAATTAGTTAATTTAGTTGGAGAAATCGCTAGCGTGCGAACACATTAGTATGTACTTTGGCGATTTGTGATTATAAGAAAATGTTATCGATTTGATCCTATCTCGGCCCGTACGTGTCGATATCTCGGGAGACAATGGGGAGACACCACACCCTTAAACTATACGCTGATCGGCCCCGACACATGACCGTGCcatcttttgtttttacaatAAACACAACCTGTCCGCTCTTTGGGTGCTAGGCAAAGTTGCAAGGGGCCAAAGAGAAGGAGATGAATGTCGGCTGtgtacttttccttttcacaACCACAGtcgatttcgtttcgtttcgtttccgCTACGTGCCGACCGAGCTTCTCGACAAATGGATCATTTTTGTGCGAATGATCTCTTTCCTTCGTCGTTGGAGCATTAATTCATTTCGTTGTTAGGAGGATTAGCGcatggtttttcttttttccttttttccccctttttttctttattctcgaTTTGAAAAAGACAAGCGTAATTGCGAATCGTCGCGGTCGCATACGTTGACGTATAACTAATTAATGCAATTTCGTTCTCGTCAACGTAACGCGATACCCGTTAAAACAGTCTCTAAAAGAgagttaattgaaaaaaattattctaccAAGGACACGTTCTATGTGAAACGGCTACAATAATTTCTACGTTGTAGGGATAAATTACGATTACACTCTCACGCTATTTCTAAATCATTCGtaaaattcgtaaaattgTTCTTGCGGATCGAATGACATACGTTCGATTTCTGAAAAGGAGTTAAAGCGCTCCAAAGAGCCAGAGAAGAGTCGTAATAGCTTTAACGAATGACGAGTACTCTAAGGCCCTAATGTCTAAGTACCTGGTCTCCCCGAAATTTGCCTCGAGGGTGCGGTTATCGTGTACTCGCTTGGATACAAACTGTTTGAGAGCTTTGTGGGCGCGTTCATGGTGTACCtgtgcctctctctctctctctctctctctctctctctctctcttccctccctcctttgTGCGTTGAGAGGACGGGACTATTAGAGGTTTCCGGCTGACTTAACATCGGGAGCGCCGCAACATCCCTCTAAGCTGTTTAAACTTTGCGACATGGTCGAAGGGACCGCCCTGACGCcaccctttcttcttcttcttcttcttcttcttcttgtttcatccctccttctctttcctttaccTTCGACTCTCGCGAGTCGAACGTTTCGAGTCTTTACGGCTCGTTAGTGACGCCAACGTAAAGTCGTGCTTAGAAATATCGGTCGGAGCGCACACGTAAGAGTTCCATTTTCTCGCGGGCCGTACGCACGCGAACTAAATTTTCAACGGACGCAAGCGGGCGAGCAGTTAATCGTCGATTATTTGCCTCAACTTCCGGTAGAAGGTCGTGCAAAGAACGAACCGAGCAATTTCAAGTGTTCATCCTTATTATGCCGATTCTTCGATCTCTCTCACGAATTGACGAACGTTCAAGTTTTTCTTAGATCTCTAGTTTTTCTAAAAACTAGAAATGGATCGGAAGTATCGTTAAAACTTGCacgtggaagaagaaaatttgcaGGACGGTCAACGACCGTCCCGATTATCGGGAAAACGATCGTATCGACGAGCGAACCACGTAAGAGAAactctctctcgctttatCGCTACTGGCTTCGGTGCGTTAGACAAAGACAATTGCGTGTTGGATGTTGAGGACGTTACGTTTAATGTCACGATGGTATAAGCCGGTACGAGCATCCGATGCGGCATCAAACATGCAAATTCGCTGATATAACGTTACACGGATACCTCCGGTGCGATCCGTTATCATGACGATCCGTTGAGCGTTAGCACCGACATAGTGTTCCTAGTAGTATAGGAGCATGATTAAATTTCCAAGGATATCGACACGACGGGAACACGTAAATCCTCCTTTGCTCCCGctccgctctctctctctctctctctctctctctctctctctctctctctctctctctctttacgcATCTATCTACGTTGTTACTTACCTACGTGTGTATCCACGTCCTCGCTTCATCCCTTCCTCTTTCGCCGCTATTCGCGCTCGAGCGACCGAAGCAGCTCGGGCCAGAGGCTTGAAATTAACTATCAGAGGCTCTATTCGAGATGCGAAACGTCGTTACACCATCTACAGCATCATCGATAACGCCTCTTCATCCTTCCGAGACTTTGCTTTTCAAAGAGAgggtgaaaaaagagagagagagagagagagagagagagagagagagagagagtaaacgCGATAGAAAGATGGATGGAGGATATTAGTCTTATATCGTGTTCTAGGaaagcgaagaaaaagagcgttttatatttattcatccTTCTGGGATCATTCGAGATCGTTCGACTCTTACGACGTCTAAAGAGTACGCGTTCGTGTCATCTGTTAATGGAAGGTAATCGTAAGATGTGAAATGTAAGGCGATCAAGGATAATTACAGCGAGTAGAGAAAACGTAGCGGTGGGATCCTTCGCGCCGATGGCACAGATCGGATTTGTCACGATTCCTAATGTTGATCGAcgctttaataatttaatagccATACGTCCGCCGTGATCGTCCGGGAGAGGATTATTACCGCGGATCCCTCCGCTAGATCGAAAGCACTAAGGAGCTAACAGACTTAGCCGCGGTATCACGTTTCCTCCTTTACTTCGCTTCGGCCTTCCCTCTACGGGAAATATATCGTGACGGTACCGTCTTAtgcgcgctctctctctctctctctctctctctctctctctctccttccgtATCTCGAGAGACGATAATTGCCATCAATCCCGTCTCGCTCGGCAAAAATATCATTGGAAAACGTGCGTTCGTCTACGCTTCCGAACGTAGcacgttttctctttccgttTCTATTCGTATGTCTCTTTTTTCGTCGTTTTACCGTAAACGAACGTATTCCCTTAACTATAgccattcctttttttctcccctcccccttcctTTTCGTTCCCTCGAAATCCGCCCATTTCGCGATACAAGGATCAGAGGAAAAGCGAGTAAAACGCGCGTTGCAAACACGGCGAACGTGACTATCGACTGGCGTTCGTGCAGCCGTGAAATAGTAAATACAAAGCTCTCGTTGAATCGGCGCGCGATTCGCCATGCGATTCCGGCCCTCCGATCCCCCCGAGAGACTGCTAACATTCGCTGACACACCGGTATTTCGATAGCCGCGCACGGACACGCCCGTGAAATATACGGATCGCTATAGCCGAGTGTTAACCCGCATTTTCGAGCGTTTGTCGGCACTACGATCGATGACAAGAAATTCAAATTGCACCAGGGACCACGTTTTAGCTTGCGTTCGGCTATTTGGAATTACTTTCGATCCTTGTTTTCCCTGTTTTCACTGTTTAGTTTTCCCGTTTCAATTTTTAGAGAGGTTACCTATATCTGTCCAAAACTTCAATAGTTTCTTTAAAATgcttt
This sequence is a window from Vespa crabro chromosome 9, iyVesCrab1.2, whole genome shotgun sequence. Protein-coding genes within it:
- the LOC124426920 gene encoding fez family zinc finger protein 1-like, which translates into the protein MMEVQQQHSPVGVGPLDFSRRGVAETSAFRVVKPKQSTSSLVHQQAVSSPETNNNENLQENSQVSLESEGGCNVRLMFPRLWAPFGNATEVTNLPPLPKSHSERLSFGVGRLVGSPATTSPSPSHSPCPESPVLDHRRDHCAEVDVDVEEEEVDVDVEEVGEEDDRDAASSPHRSSSTPSPTGTITSATSQSHPPKRSGDTFSVSALLRPDPPSAHLQNASPHRDAATIGPHPTAPSGSSILYPPLHLQGGLLPPHPHHPLSYLHPQLLPHHLLPPHLHPLLRGVHPGHPALHSTHTAHGLHHPHPLADVYSCVKCDKMFSTPHGLEVHARRSHNGKRPFACELCNKTFGHEISLTQHRAVHSAEKVFECKQCGKAFKRSSTLSTHLLIHSDTRPYPCQFCGKRFHQKSDMKKHTYIHTGEKPHKCQVCGKAFSQSSNLITHSRKHTGFKPFACELCGRAFQRKVDLRRHRETQHADLGTSHRPAMAAIPPQNSLPTGNPSIMQ